Genomic window (Nitrospirota bacterium):
CAGGGCTTGTATTTTCTGCGCAGTCAGGCATAGAGAAGAAAATAAGGTAATATAATAGTTACACAGTGAATGAGGAGAAACGCTGAATGACAAACAAAAAGCAGATAATATGGGAGTATGCAAAGGCGATAATCACCGCGCTTATACTGGCTATGCTGATAAGGACCTTCATTATACAGGCATTCAAGATTCCGTCAGGCTCGATGATTCCCACACTGCTTGTAGGCGACCATATTCTTGTGAACAAATTTCTTTACGGCACAAAAATTCCCTTCTCGGACAAGAGGGTTCTTATGTTCAAGAAACCCGAGAGAGGGGATATAATAGTTTTTAAATACCCGGAGAATCCCTCTAAGGATTTCATAAAAAGAGTGGTGGCGGCAGAAGGCGATGTAATAGAATCAAAAAACAAAATGATACATGTTAACGGGAACAAGGTAAATGAGCCGTATGCACAGCATACAGACAGTTCTATGCGGCCGATGGGGATTGAGCCGAGGGATAATTTCGGGCCCGTTATAGTTCCCAAGAATAAGTATTTTGTAATGGGAGACAACCGTGACCAGAGCTATGACAGCCGCTACTGGGGATATGTGGATATAAAGGACGTAAAAGGAAAGGCGCTTATTCTTTACTGGTCCTGGGACTCTGAAAAAAGCTGGGCGAGATTCGGAAGGATTGGGAGTCTGATACATTGAAAAAGGCACAAATGCTGAACAACGAGAAAGGATTTTTCAAGTTTGTTTTTGTCATTGGACTTATCGCGTTTCTCATGTACGCAGGTTTTCAGCTTGGAATGCCTTTTTACAGGTATACATCGTTCAAAACAGATGCAGCGGAGATTGCAAGGGTTAGTGTCAGCGGAGATATTGAAAGGACAAGGGCGCAGGTTTTTGAGCGGGCACAGGAATTAAATATCCCAATCAAAGAGAAGGATATAGAAGTTATGAAGACAACCCTGGGCATGAGGGTGAAAACAGCGTGGTCAGAGGAAGTGGATATATTAGGAATATATCAGAAAACCTTTGACTTTAAAATTGACGTAGAGGAGTGATTTGTTTACAGGCCTTATAATTGAAATGGGGGAGATAACATCCGTTAAGATGCGCAGCGGAGGCGCAGTCCTTTCACTCAAGGCCCGGGAGGCGGCATCTTCCGCAAAACTTGGAGACAGCATTTCCGTGAACGGTGTGTGCCTTACTGTCATAGAGAAAAACTCCGGCCTGCTTTCTTTTGACCTCTCTGACGAAACTCTTAGCAGCACAAATCTGGGCAGACTTAAAAGAGGAGACAGGGTTAACCTTGAGGCGTCATTGAGCCCTGATTCAAAGATCGGAGGCCATTTTGTGACAGGACATGTTGATGCAGCCGGGACTATGCGTTCAAAGGTAACCATTGGCGATATGCTTAAAGTTGAAATCGGAGCTCCGGCAAAGGTAATGAATTTTATTGTAGAGAAAGGCTCGGTTGCTGTTGACGGGATAAGCCTTACAATTGTTGATGTGTTAAATGACGGTTTTACAGTTGTTATCATCCCGCATACGGCAAAGCTCACTACAATCGGATTCAAGAGTACAGGCGATACCGTAAACATCGAGGCGGATATTTTAGGGAAATATGTAGCGAAGTTTTTGAATAAAGCTGGGGGAAAGGATTCAGGGCTTATGAATACATTGATGAGTGAGGGATATATAAAATAAAGTTAGAAGTTAAGAATTAAAAGTTAAAATTGAGGGAAAATGGAAAAATATAAATTCAACACCATAGACGAGGCAATTGACGACATTGCAAAAGGCAGGATGGTTATCCTTGTAGATGATGAAGACCGTGAAAATGAAGGCGACCTCTGCATGGCAGCAGAGAAGGTGACTTCTGATGCAATTAATTTCATGGCGAAACACGGCAGGGGACTTATATGTCTTTCACTTACGCCTGAGCGCGTGGGAGAACTGAAACTACAGATGATGACAGATGACAACACCTCTCCCTTCGGCACTGCATTCACAGTTTCAATAGAGGCTAAAAGAGGGGTTACAACAGGCATCTCTGCTTCTGACAGGGCAACTACAATACTCACAGCAATAAATCCAAATACGAAGCCTGAAGATATTTCAAAGCCGGGACATGTATTCCCTTTGCGGGCAAAGCGTGGCGGAGTTCTCCAGAGAGCCGGCCAGACAGAGGGTTCTGTGGACCTTGTAAGGCTTGCAGGGCTTTACCCTGCAGGCGTTATCTGCGAGATTATGAATGATGACGGCACAATGGCAAGGGTGCCCCAGCTTGCGGAATTCGCAAAGAAACACAGCATGAAAATAGTTACAGTAAAAGACCTCATCAAATACAGGATGAGGGCTGAGCTTTTCGTAAGGCGTATAGCAGTGACAAAGCTGCCGACTGAATTCGGCGGAGATTTTACGGCTGTTGCCTACGCCAATGATATGGACAGCAATGTTCATATTGCTCTTGTCAAAGGCGAGATAAAGCACGAAGACGAGGTGCTTGTGAGGGTGCATTCTGAATGTCTTACAGGCGATGTGTTTGGTTCAAAGAGGTGCGACTGCGGAGAGCAGCTCCACAAAGCTATGGAACTCATAAAAAAAGAAGGGAAAGGCGTTGTCTTATATATGAGGCAGGAAGGAAGGGGTATCGGGCTCGTTAATAAATTAAAATCATATGAGCTTCAGGATAAGGGACTGGATACAGTTGAGGCGAATATAAAACTTGGATTTAAACCCGACCTCAGGGACTACGGCATAGGCGCTCAGATACTTGTTGACCTTGGGGTAAGAAAGATGAGGCTGATGACAAACAACCCGAAGAAGATTATCGGACTTGAAGGATACGGGCTAAAGGTAGTGGAGAGAGTTCCTGTAGAGACCAAGCCGCACGATAAAAATATCATTTATCTAAAGACAAAGAAAAAGAAATTAGGGCACATGCTTGACAGCGTGTAAGAGATAGCAACGAGTCTGTAGAAAAAGTCCAAAATCAAACATCTGTTCTATTGCCTCAACGGTTGAAATCAGCGGCGCAGGGAAACGGAGCCAGCAAGAGTGATTTGTTATGCCATCATCAGATATCAAAAATAATATCCGCCTCCCAGACATCTCCTGTCTTCTCTACCTTCAGTCTATGATATGTCGCTGCCTTTATCAATAACTTTCTCTCATGCCTTTCAGTATCAAATTCCTCTCCTCTTATCTCTGCCTTTAAAGCTGAAGGCTGACTGCTGAGTGCTTTTATGCTTATATCCTTCCCGATAAAATTATATGCGTCAAAATGAAATATGAGTTCATTCAGCCATGAAACAAGAAGCCCTTCAAGGGAATTGCTCTCTACAGAAATGCTTATTGTTTTTTCTTCCTTAACACCCTCAAGGTTAGTTATCAAACTGTACATGCCGAGAGCGGAGTTCTTAAAAACCTCTTCAATGCTTTTGCCAAAAGCCCTTATCCCGACATCGCCTGATATGTCTATTATCTCAAATTGCTTCACAGCACATCCGCCAGTTTTGCAAATTCCTCAATGCTCAAAGTGCCGGGCCTTCTCTGCGGATCTATCCCTGCATGGACAATCTTATCCTTTATATCCGCTGACAACGATTTGAGCGAATTTGCAAGCGTCTTTCTCCTTTGTGTAAAAGCGGTCTTGACCACTCTGAAGAAAAACTTTTCATCCTTAACGCTAACGAGAGGCGATTTTCTGATTTCCAGATGAACGACGGCAGAATCAACCTTTGGCACAGGCCTGAACGCACCTTTAGGAATCATAAACTTTAATTCAGGAATAGCATAATACTGAAGCATGATAGAAAGAACGCCGTAGTCTTTAATGCCGGGTTGGGCCGCGATTCTCTTTGCAACCTCTTTCTGAACAGTGAGCGTCATGGATATTAGATTCCCCCGGCTCTCAATAAGCCTGAATATTATCGGAGTAGTGATGTAATAAGGGATATTTGCAACTACCTTGAATTCAGGAAGGCCTTCATAGGGATATCTGAGCGCATTCCCGCAGTCAAGCTCAACATTCCCGTACTCGTTAAATTCGGTCTTGAGTTTCTCGCAGAGTTCCCTGTCAAGTTCTATCGCTATAACTTTTTTTGCCTTCTCTGCAAGCAGCGCTGTAAGACTGCCGTGGCCGGCCCCTATCTCAACAACTGTATCTCCGGAAGATATTTCTGCCGCCTCTACAATCTTCCTGAGTATGGATGGATCATAAAGAAAATTCTGGCCGAGATGTTTTTTAGGTTTCATAATTTAATTATACCAGAAGAATTTTGGGGGCTTACCTCACATAAACCCCGTAAATACTGTAGATGAAATGTCCTTTGACGGTGAGTTCTTCCTCTTTCCAGTCCTCAGGCAACGGCCAGTAAGGCGCGGCATCTTTAAGCGCCTTCATCGCTGCTTCATCAAGGTTTCTGTGTCCTGAGGTCCTGACGAGTTCCACCTTGCTTAGGCTCCCGTTCTTTTTAATCGTAAAGCTGAGATAGAGGTCTCCGTAAATCCCCCTCATTGCCGCAGCAGAGGGATACTGCCATATGCCTTCAATCTTATCTTTAAGCCTCATCATGTAGGCGTCATATTTAAATCCCTTAACATCAAATGAGATACTGCTTTTCTCTTTCTTATCCTCTGTCTTCTTTGCGATCTTCTGTCCTGCCTCCTTTGCGCTCTGTCCTACCGAGAAACCCTTGCCCTTATTCGTCTCTATATCTTCTCTTTTGCCGGGGAATTGCAAGCCTGAGCCCGAAGGCATTCCTGATTGCGAACTTTTCAAATCCTCTGACCCATTGCTCATTGAGCCTGACGGCGCTGTCGTATGTGCAGGGGATTCCTGACTCTTAGCGCTCTGCGGACTCTTTGAAGCGCTGGATTTAGCAGAAGGAACAGAAGGCTTCTTCGAGGAGCGCGGCAAGGATGCGGACTTCCGCGAAGGGACAGGTAGCGGCGCTGCTTTTTCCCCGCCTCCCGGTATATCCTCTGCGGTAACAAGCCTCGCAAAGAATGGCTTGCCCTTTTGTTCTTTAGCAACTGGCGCAATAAAAAGAAGAGACATTGCAAGCAGGTGAATTATCAGAGAGTACGATATGAATCTTTTCTGTATCAATTTAAAACTTTTCTGAAAAAGTTTGCAAAAGAGATTAGCTTCCTTCCATCAGAAGACTTTTCAAGCCAGAGCCTCATCGTAGCTGCCTGAATCTCCTGTCTTCTGTAGAGGGAAACAAGTTTCTCGGCAGAATTGTCATCTCTCAGAAAATAATTGCAGAGCTTTCTCATGATCATAAACCTGCTGTTAAACCTCTTGCGCCACAGTTTCTTATAATCAGAGGGTTTTCCCGCTATTATTGCCATCGCTGCAAACTCACCAGCCTTCATCGCATAGTATATACCCTCATAGGTCAGCGGCATTACCTGCCCTGCCGCATCTCCAATGAAGAGTATATTATCTTTATTATATAACTCTCCGCTCCATAATGGCACCTTGTACATCCTTGTTGCAGTATAATCAGCGCCCATACCCCTTCTTCCAAAGAATGCCCTGAGCATGCCTTTCAACTCTCCGGGGTCAGAACTGCCGGTGCCTGCTGATATGCCTTCAGCCTCAGGAAAGATCCATGAATATGACTTGCGGGCATGTGATGCGCCAAACCAGAACTCACACATATCGGCATTGTCCTTTTTTATCTTCGTGGTGAGCGTATAGACAGCAGCAGGCAGCTTCAACCCGAGCACAAGCCTTACCCTTGAATTCACGCCGTCAGCGGCTATAAGGTAGTCAGTTCTTATTTGCTCTTCCTTGCCGTTAATATTTACCCTCGCAGTTATCTGCGTACCCGTCTCCTCAAAATGACTGAACCCGGCTTCGATTAACTGTGCCCCTTTAACTTTTGCATCCTCCCTCAATAGAGAATCAAATTCGCCCCTTTTGACTATGGCAATAAAACCGCCCTCAAGCCTGATATCAACAGCGTTATTCAGAGGAGACACCAACTTTATATTTTTGACGTCTTTTTTGATAATATTTCTGGGTATGCCTAATTCATCAAAGGCAGTATCAGGAATTCCGCCGCCGCAGGGTTTGACGAAAGAAAAATTCCTTTCAAGCAGGATTGTGTCTATTCCTTCTTTTGCAAGGAAACGGGCTGCTGTTGAACCCGCAGGCCCACCGCCTATTACAAGAACCTTAGTCCTGAACATAATTTATTATACAGCGGAATTAGGGTTTGGGGGGTTAGGAATTAGTAAAAGAGGACTTAACCAACCCCTAATCCCAAATCCCCGACAACCCTTTCAGAATCCGGGCGGAAATGGGCAGTGAATCCTCGCCCTTTTTATCCCTGAAGAGCCGCTAAGGAAATATGCGGCTATCTTAAAAAAGAATTCTCCGACAGAGCCCGATATTGTGCAGTCCCTGTTTTCACCCCAGTTAAGGGTTTTTTCATTGTTGTTTATAGCAACTATCAGATATACCTGCCCATCTTTCATCTCTTTGATGTCTTCGTCGCTTGGTATAGGCAGCCCCTTTGTCACACCGAACTGAGTATGAGAATGGAAGTCGCCTATGATCTGAAGCCTGTCAAATTTCTCTAATATAGGTTCTATCTTCTTATGATTCTTGTGCTGGAAGGTAACCCCCTTATGCTTCCTTCTTGCAGTCTGAAAACTGAATGCATGTTCAATTATAAATCTGCCTTCAGGTTTATAACCCAGAAGAAAGCCCAGGCTCTCGCGCTTATATACCTCTGCAGAGCTTAATAAAAGGTCTATAAACGCAGTCTCGGATAAATAGACCCTCACTTCCTGACCTCATGATCAGGCAATCTTACGCTGAGCACAGGACACGGCGCGTCTCTTACCACCTTTTCCGCGGTGCTTCCGAAGATAACCCTGTCAAGCCCTTTCCTGCCATGCGTGCCTATAATTATAAGGTCCGCCTTATTCTCTCCGGCAAATTTTAAAATCTCAGCGTATGGCCTCCCCTTTACAACAATACGTTCAAGGTCCTTTATCCCTCTGAGTTCTTCAACGCCATACCTGTCCATCTCTTTTGCCGCATTTTTCTCAATATCCCTGTACAGTTCGTCCAGCGATATATGGGGAACATACCACCCCGTTGCATCGGCCAGGTCCTGTATCACATGAAGCAGATAAAGTTTTGCGCCATAATGCTTTGCCATATCAGCCGCATAAGGCAGGGCATTATCCGAGCCCTCTGAAAAGTCCGTAGGAAAAAGAATCTTCTTAACGTTCATATCACGCCTCCCTTAAATATTTAGCTGCATCCTCAGGGGATGTTGTTATCACATAGAAACCCGAACCCCACTCAAAACCGCTTACTCTCGTAAGTCTCGGCATTACCTCTATATGCCAGTGAAAATCTTCTCCGAGCGTATGCCAGTGATTACGCCTCGGGATCATGTTCGGCGCTGTGTGCATAACATAATTATACGGTGGATTTTTGAGTATGGTACCGAGTTTTTTCATCATAGCTGACAGCATCAAACCAAGGTCTTCCATCTCCTCTGAGTTTATCTCCTGAAACGCACAGGAATGCCTCTTCGGCATTATGCAGAATTCAAATGAAAACCTCTGGGCGTAAGGGCAAAAGGCAATAAATTTTTTTGTCTCGAAGATTACCCTCTGGCCATACCGCAGTTCTTCCCTTATTATATCGCAGAATATACACCGGTCCTTGTAAGAATAATACTGCTTTGCGCCGTCAAGTTCTTCCTTTATGCGCCTCGGGATAATCGGCATTGCGATAATCTGAGAATGGGGATGAGAATAAACAGCGCCTGCCTCCCTGCCGGAATTTTTATATATCAATACATATCTCAGCCTTAAATCTTTCTCAAGGTCGGCAATCCTCTCTTTATAAAGTGAAACTACCCTTATCATCTGTTCAAAGCCAATATCACCGTCTGCTTTATTATGCTCAGGCGTCTCTATGATAATTTCATTTGCGCCTATGCTGTTCATCCTGTCGTACATGCCGACACCGCGCCTGCCGAGGTCGCCTTCCACATGGAGTATTGGTTTAAAACTTGGGATTACCCTTGCCAGCCAGCCGGGCTCATTGGGAAGCGAACCATTTCCCCTGATTGCAGTTATTTCAGGAGTGGTTTCTTTTTCTCTGCCTGAACACAGAATGCATTCGGATTCTTTTGCCTTCTCTTCCTGCAGATTATATTCCCCGGGCGCCATCGAATCTGACATAACAGCAACCCATCTGTTCATCAAGGGGTCTTTTCTCAGTTCATGCATTATGCACTCCTCTTCATTGTAACCACTTCACCATAAAAGTGTCATTCTG
Coding sequences:
- a CDS encoding riboflavin synthase, translated to MFTGLIIEMGEITSVKMRSGGAVLSLKAREAASSAKLGDSISVNGVCLTVIEKNSGLLSFDLSDETLSSTNLGRLKRGDRVNLEASLSPDSKIGGHFVTGHVDAAGTMRSKVTIGDMLKVEIGAPAKVMNFIVEKGSVAVDGISLTIVDVLNDGFTVVIIPHTAKLTTIGFKSTGDTVNIEADILGKYVAKFLNKAGGKDSGLMNTLMSEGYIK
- a CDS encoding energy transducer TonB, whose product is MIQKRFISYSLIIHLLAMSLLFIAPVAKEQKGKPFFARLVTAEDIPGGGEKAAPLPVPSRKSASLPRSSKKPSVPSAKSSASKSPQSAKSQESPAHTTAPSGSMSNGSEDLKSSQSGMPSGSGLQFPGKREDIETNKGKGFSVGQSAKEAGQKIAKKTEDKKEKSSISFDVKGFKYDAYMMRLKDKIEGIWQYPSAAAMRGIYGDLYLSFTIKKNGSLSKVELVRTSGHRNLDEAAMKALKDAAPYWPLPEDWKEEELTVKGHFIYSIYGVYVR
- a CDS encoding bifunctional 3,4-dihydroxy-2-butanone-4-phosphate synthase/GTP cyclohydrolase II; translation: MEKYKFNTIDEAIDDIAKGRMVILVDDEDRENEGDLCMAAEKVTSDAINFMAKHGRGLICLSLTPERVGELKLQMMTDDNTSPFGTAFTVSIEAKRGVTTGISASDRATTILTAINPNTKPEDISKPGHVFPLRAKRGGVLQRAGQTEGSVDLVRLAGLYPAGVICEIMNDDGTMARVPQLAEFAKKHSMKIVTVKDLIKYRMRAELFVRRIAVTKLPTEFGGDFTAVAYANDMDSNVHIALVKGEIKHEDEVLVRVHSECLTGDVFGSKRCDCGEQLHKAMELIKKEGKGVVLYMRQEGRGIGLVNKLKSYELQDKGLDTVEANIKLGFKPDLRDYGIGAQILVDLGVRKMRLMTNNPKKIIGLEGYGLKVVERVPVETKPHDKNIIYLKTKKKKLGHMLDSV
- a CDS encoding galactose-1-phosphate uridylyltransferase — its product is MHELRKDPLMNRWVAVMSDSMAPGEYNLQEEKAKESECILCSGREKETTPEITAIRGNGSLPNEPGWLARVIPSFKPILHVEGDLGRRGVGMYDRMNSIGANEIIIETPEHNKADGDIGFEQMIRVVSLYKERIADLEKDLRLRYVLIYKNSGREAGAVYSHPHSQIIAMPIIPRRIKEELDGAKQYYSYKDRCIFCDIIREELRYGQRVIFETKKFIAFCPYAQRFSFEFCIMPKRHSCAFQEINSEEMEDLGLMLSAMMKKLGTILKNPPYNYVMHTAPNMIPRRNHWHTLGEDFHWHIEVMPRLTRVSGFEWGSGFYVITTSPEDAAKYLREA
- a CDS encoding geranylgeranyl reductase family protein — encoded protein: MFRTKVLVIGGGPAGSTAARFLAKEGIDTILLERNFSFVKPCGGGIPDTAFDELGIPRNIIKKDVKNIKLVSPLNNAVDIRLEGGFIAIVKRGEFDSLLREDAKVKGAQLIEAGFSHFEETGTQITARVNINGKEEQIRTDYLIAADGVNSRVRLVLGLKLPAAVYTLTTKIKKDNADMCEFWFGASHARKSYSWIFPEAEGISAGTGSSDPGELKGMLRAFFGRRGMGADYTATRMYKVPLWSGELYNKDNILFIGDAAGQVMPLTYEGIYYAMKAGEFAAMAIIAGKPSDYKKLWRKRFNSRFMIMRKLCNYFLRDDNSAEKLVSLYRRQEIQAATMRLWLEKSSDGRKLISFANFFRKVLN
- the lepB gene encoding signal peptidase I, which translates into the protein MTNKKQIIWEYAKAIITALILAMLIRTFIIQAFKIPSGSMIPTLLVGDHILVNKFLYGTKIPFSDKRVLMFKKPERGDIIVFKYPENPSKDFIKRVVAAEGDVIESKNKMIHVNGNKVNEPYAQHTDSSMRPMGIEPRDNFGPVIVPKNKYFVMGDNRDQSYDSRYWGYVDIKDVKGKALILYWSWDSEKSWARFGRIGSLIH
- a CDS encoding universal stress protein is translated as MNVKKILFPTDFSEGSDNALPYAADMAKHYGAKLYLLHVIQDLADATGWYVPHISLDELYRDIEKNAAKEMDRYGVEELRGIKDLERIVVKGRPYAEILKFAGENKADLIIIGTHGRKGLDRVIFGSTAEKVVRDAPCPVLSVRLPDHEVRK
- a CDS encoding archease produces the protein MKQFEIIDISGDVGIRAFGKSIEEVFKNSALGMYSLITNLEGVKEEKTISISVESNSLEGLLVSWLNELIFHFDAYNFIGKDISIKALSSQPSALKAEIRGEEFDTERHERKLLIKAATYHRLKVEKTGDVWEADIIFDI
- a CDS encoding Mov34/MPN/PAD-1 family protein — translated: MRVYLSETAFIDLLLSSAEVYKRESLGFLLGYKPEGRFIIEHAFSFQTARRKHKGVTFQHKNHKKIEPILEKFDRLQIIGDFHSHTQFGVTKGLPIPSDEDIKEMKDGQVYLIVAINNNEKTLNWGENRDCTISGSVGEFFFKIAAYFLSGSSGIKRARIHCPFPPGF
- the rsmA gene encoding ribosomal RNA small subunit methyltransferase A translates to MKPKKHLGQNFLYDPSILRKIVEAAEISSGDTVVEIGAGHGSLTALLAEKAKKVIAIELDRELCEKLKTEFNEYGNVELDCGNALRYPYEGLPEFKVVANIPYYITTPIIFRLIESRGNLISMTLTVQKEVAKRIAAQPGIKDYGVLSIMLQYYAIPELKFMIPKGAFRPVPKVDSAVVHLEIRKSPLVSVKDEKFFFRVVKTAFTQRRKTLANSLKSLSADIKDKIVHAGIDPQRRPGTLSIEEFAKLADVL